One segment of Zonotrichia albicollis isolate bZonAlb1 chromosome 4, bZonAlb1.hap1, whole genome shotgun sequence DNA contains the following:
- the MYF5 gene encoding myogenic factor 5, with protein sequence MEVMDSCKFSPSELFYDSSCLSSPEGEFPEDFEPRDLPPFSAHEPPEPACSEEEEHVRAPTGHHQAGHCLMWACKACKRKSTTMDRRKAATMRERRRLKKVNQAFETLKRCTTANPNQRLPKVEILRNAIRYIESLQELLREQVENYYHLPGQSCSEPTSPTSSCSDGMADCGSPVWSARGSGFDAVYCAEMAHGYAADQSSALSSLDCLSSIVDRLSPAEEPGLSLRDADSLSPSASIDSGPETPGTPLPRRTYQAL encoded by the exons atggaggtgATGGACAGCTGCAAGTTCTCCCCGTCCGAGCTCTTCTATGacagctcctgcctctcctccccGGAGGGCGAGTTCCCCGAGGATTTTGAGCCCAGGGATCTGCCTCCTTTCAGCGCCCACGAGCCCCCCGAGCCTGCCTGCTCCGAGGAAGAGGAGCATGTGCGAGCTCCCACTGGCCACCACCAAGCTGGTCACTGCCTCATGTGGGCTTGCAAAGCCTGCAAAAGAAAATCCACCACAATGGACCGAAGGAAGGCAGCCACCAtgagggagagaaggaggctgaagaaagtGAACCAGGCTTTTGAGACCCTGAAGAGATGCACCACTGCCAACCCCAACCAAAGACTCCCCAAAGTAGAGATCCTGCGAAACGCCATCAGATACATCGAGAGCCTCCAGGAGCTCTTGCGGGAACAGGTAGAAAACTACTATCACCTGCCGGGACAGAGTTGCTCCGAACCGACCAGCCCCACTTCCAGCTGCTCCGACGGGATG GCCGACTGTGGCAGCCCCGTTTGGTCGGCGAGAGGCAGCGGCTTCGACGCCGTCTACTGCGCCGAGATGGCTCACG GGTACGCCGCCGATCAGAGCAgcgccctgtccagcctggactGCCTCTCCAGCATCGTGGACCGTCTCTCCCCGGCGGAGGAGCCAGGGCTGTCTCTCCGCGACGCCGACTCCCTCTCGCCCAGCGCCAGCATCGACTCGGGGCCGGAGACGCCCGGGACGCCGCTGCCCCGACGGACCTACCAGGCGCTATGA
- the MYF6 gene encoding myogenic factor 6, producing MMDLFETGSYFFYLDGENGALQQLEMAEGSPLYPGSDGTLSPCQDQMQPEAGSDSSGEEHVLAPPGLQPPHFPGQCLIWACKTCKRKSAPTDRRKAATLRERRRLKKINEAFEALKRRTVANPNQRLPKVEILRSAISYIERLQDLLHRLDQQEKMQEIGGDPFSFSPKQGNIPSSDFLSTCSSDWQSVSDHSRALGVSPKEGVSAVESSASSSLRCLSSIVDSISSDDPKLPSAEEAVEK from the exons ATGATGGACCTTTTTGAAACTGGCTCCTATTTCTTCTACTTGGATGGCGAGAAtggagccctgcagcagctggagatggCTGAGGGATCCCCGCTGTACCCAGGCAGCGATGGCACCTTGTCTCCATGTCAGGACCAAATGCAGCCGGAGGCCGGCAGCGACAGCAGCGGAGAGGAGCATGTGCTGGCACCCCCGGGACTACAACCCCCTCACTTCCCCGGCCAGTGTTTGATCTGGGCTTGTAAAACTTGCAAGAGAAAGTCGGCCCCCACGGACAGACGGAAAGCAGCCACCCTGcgggagaggagaaggctgaaGAAGATCAACGAAGCCTTCGAGGCTCTGAAAAGGCGGACTGTGGCCAACCCCAACCAGAGGCTGCCCAAGGTGGAGATACTGAGGAGCGCCATCAGCTACATCGAGAGGCTGCAGGACCTTTTGCACAGGCTGGATCAGCAGGAGAAAATGCAGGAGATCGGGGGGGACCCCTTCAGCTTCAGCCCCAAGCAGGGAAAT ATCCCCAGCTCGGACTTCCTGAGCACCTGCAGCTCCGACTGGCAAAGCGTTTCCGACCATTCCCGAGCCCTAGGAGTCAGCCCCAAAGAAG GAGTCTCCGCTGTCGAGTCGTCGGCCTCCAGCAGCCTTCGCTGCCTCTCCTCAATAGTGGACAGTATTTCTTCCGACGATCCCAAACTGCCCAGCGCGGAGGAAGCGGTGGAGAAATAA